Within the Candidatus Aegiribacteria sp. genome, the region GCTTGTCTTTCAATTCAAAGGGGCTGAGGGATTCGTACTGCTTCTCCGTTTTTGCTCTGTCCATTTTCATGCCTTTCACAAGTTATTACCGTCACCGCTTAGATACGGCAGAAGTCAGAATCATATAAGGAATTTCTTCGTTTACTCATACATTTAATAATATCCTATCAGCTAATAAGATGTCAAGAACACTCTGTGGTATTGCTAAGGATGTACCCCGGAAGTAGATTCCGAAGTAAGTTTTGTTCGCAGTTTAATGAAGAAAATTTCTCATATGCAGATATACTGCTGGAGGCTGCTATGGTAACTGTAAGACCGTTCAAAGGACTTCGACCCGCAAAGGAACTTGCCGATAAAATCGCTTCTCCGCCTTACGACGTTCTGGATTCAGACGAAGCCCGTACAATCGTTAAGGAGAATCCTCTAAGTTTTCTCAGGGTTGTCAAACCGGAAGTCGACCTTGACCCATCAGTTGACCTGTACGACACGAAGGTCTACGAACAGGGAGCGTTCAATCTCCGCCACCTGATGGAACACGGAGAAATGATCCAGGAAAATAAACCTAAGTTC harbors:
- a CDS encoding DUF1015 domain-containing protein, with product MVTVRPFKGLRPAKELADKIASPPYDVLDSDEARTIVKENPLSFLRVVKPEVDLDPSVDLYDTKVYEQGAFNLRHLMEHGEMIQENKPKF